The DNA region CGACTGGCACCGCAGCAACCGTCTCGACCACGGCGACGGGCACGACCAACACCAACACGACAGCGACGCCCAACACGACGACCGGCTCGACACAGGTGCCGCTGTCGGCCTTTGCGCGCTTCGTACCGACGTCGGCGCCGCTCGCCATCGCGCATCAGGAGCAGTTCCCGAGCGTGACGATCAGCTTCGATCTCGCTGACGGCTACGCGCTCTCCGACGCGGTGGCGGCGATCACCACAGCGGAACGGGCCATCGGCATGCCCGGCTCGGTGATGGGCACCTATTCTGGCGACGCCGCCGAATTCGCCAAATCGCTGGCCGGCGAACCTTGGCTCATCCTCGCCGCCGTCATCACGATCTACATCGTGCTTGGCGTGCTCTACGAGAGCTTCATTCATCCGCTCACGATCCTCTCCACCCTGCCCTCCGCCGGCGTCGGCGCGCTGCTGGCGCTGATGCTGTTCGGCTACGACCTCTCGGTGATCGCGCTCATCGGCATCGTGCTGCTGATGGGCATCGTGAAGAAGAACGCCATTCTGATGATCGACTTCGCTATCGAAGCCGAGCGTAAGGAAGGCATGAGCCCCGAGGAGTCGATCGTGCAGGCAGCGCTGCTGCGCTTCCGGCCGATCATGATGACGACGCTGGCCGCGCTGTTCGGCGCGCTGCCGCTGGCGCTCGAAGGCGGCACCGGCTCGGAGCTGCGCAATCCGCTCGGCATCACCATCATCGGCGGTCTGCTGCTGTCACAATTGCTCACGCTCTACACCACGCCGGTCATCTATCTCTACATGGAGCGGCTGCGGCTGCTTCTGTCGGGCGGCACCGCCTCGCGGCCGCAGCCGGCGGAGTAGTCGATGCGACGCCCGCTACATACTCCGCTCATTCCCGCGAACGGAGCAGAGTCATGAACTTCTCCGGCCCGTTCATCCGCCGCCCCATCGGCACGACGCTGATTGCCATCGGCTTGTTCCTCATCGGCGCTGTGGCTTATGCGTTCCTACCGGTCGCCAGCCTGCCGAGCGTGGAACTGCCGACCATTCATGTCAGCGCCAGCCGGCCCGGCGCCGATCCGAACATCATGGCCGCGACGGTCGCGGCGCCGCTCGAACGGCGGCTTGGCGAGATCGCCGGCGTCACCGAGCTGACGTCGACGTCCTCGCTCGGCGCGACCAGCATCACCGTGCAATTCGACCTGTCGCGCAGCATCGAGGGCGCCGCGCGCGATGTGCAGGCCGCGCTGAACGCGGCGCTCAGCGACCTGCCCGGCGACATGCCGACGTTACCGACCTTCCGCAAGATGAACCCGTCGGCGGCACCGATCCTCATCCTCGCGCTGACGTCCAAGAATCTGTTGGCCAGCGACATTTACGACGCCGCCGACAGCGTCATCGCGCAGCGGCTCTCGCAAGTCGAAGGCGTCGCGGATGTGACCGTGGCCGGCTCCGAGCAGCCGGCTGTTCGTGTGCGTGTCGATCCCACCCGACTTGCCGCGATGGGCGTGTCGATGGAGGACGTGCGGACGGCAATTACCAATGCCAATGCCGCCGGGCCGCTCGGATCGTTCGAAGGCACAAGCCGTGCCACCACGATCGGCATCAACGACCAGCTCACCGCGCCAGCCGATTACGGGCCGCTTGTGGTGAAGACGGTCGACGGCACGGTGATCCGCCTCTCCGACATCGCCAGCATCAGGCCAAGCGTGCGCAACAGCCGCTCCGCCGGGTGGTTCAATCGCGATCCCTCCGTGCTGCTGATCATCACCAAGCAGGCCGATGCCAACGTCATTGATACGGTCGACGGCATCTACGCCCTGCTGCCCGAACTCAAGCAATGGGTGCCGGCCGGGCTCGACATTTCCGTATTGACCGATCGCACGCAGACCATCCGCGCCAGCGTGCTCGATATGCAACTCACTTTGGGCGCCACGGCCATCCTGGTAATGATGGTCGTGTTTCTGTTCTTGCGCCGGACCGCGCCGACCATTGCCGCCGGTGTGACCGTGCCGCTGTCGCTTGCCGGCACTTGCGCGGCCATGTGGGCGGCGGGCTTTTCCATCAACAATCTGTCGCTGATGGCGCTCGCGGTCTCCGTGGGCTTCGTCGTGGACGACGCCATCGTGATGATCGAGAATGCGTTCCGCTATCTCGAGCGCGGCGTCTCGCCACTGCGCGCGGCCATGACCGGCGCCAAGCAGATCGGCTTCACGGTCGTCTCGATCAGCATCTCGCTCATCGCGGCTTTCATTCCGCTGTTGTTCATGGGCGGCATCCTGGGGCGCCTGTTCCGCGAGTTCTCGGTTACTCTCGCCTTCGCCATCGCCGTCTCGACGTTCGTTTCGTTGACAGTGACGCCGATGATCTGCGCCTATTTCGTGCGCCAGCCTCCGAGCAAGACCGCAACGTGGCTCGACCGGCGCGTCGAAGCCGTGCTGTCGCGCATGATCGGTTTCTACGACCGGACGCTCGGCTTCGTAGTCCAGCAGCGCGCGCTGACGATCATCGTCTTCATCGCCACCATCGTGCTGACGGCCGGGCTCTTCATCAAGGTGCCCAAGGGCTTCTTCCCGCAGGACGACACCGGCCTGATCTTCGGCGGCACGCAGGCCTCGACCGACATTTCCTACGAAGCGATGCTGAAGTTGCAGGAGCAGGCGATGGACATCGTCCTCGCCGATCCAGCGGTCTCCGGCCTCGGCTCCTCGGTTGGCAGCGGCGGCGGCCCCGGCGGTTCGTCGATCAATCGCGGACGCCTTTTCATCGGCCTGAAGCCGCTCGAAGAGCGGGGCAACGTCAGTTCACAGCAAGTCGTGAACCGTCTGCGTGCCAAGCTGGGACGCATCCCCGGCATTCGGGTCTTCATGTTTCCCGCCCAGGATCTGCGTGCCGGCGGACGCCAGAGCGACTCGCAATATCAGTTCACCTTGTGGAGCGCGGACATCGATGCGTTGCAGACCTGGGTGCCGCGCGTCGTCGAGCGCGTGAAGCAGATACCCGGGCTCGTCGATTTCAACACCGACCGCGAACAGGGCGGCTTGCAGGCGAACGTCACGATCGATCGGCAGGCGGCGGCGCGGCTCGGTGTCCGCATCCAGGACATCGACAACGCGCTCAACAACGCCTTCTCGCAGCGGCAGGTCTCGACCATCTACCGTACCCGCAACCAATATCGTGTGATCCTGGAGGTCGACCGGCCGTTCTCGCGCGATCCGAACGATCTCAGCCAGATCTATGTGCCGGGCAGCGGCGGCGCGCAGGTGCCGCTGTCGACCGTGGCGAAGGTCACGCGCGGCATCGCGCCCTTGGTCGTGAACCATCAGGGCCAGTTCCCGTCCACCACCATCACGTACAATCTCGCGCCCGGCATGACGCTGGAAGCGGCGACCGCCGCCATTTCGCAAGCGGTGGCCGAGATGCACATGCCCGACACGATCCGCACCGACTTCGCCGGCGATGTTCAGCAGTTCAAGCAATTCGCGCAGTCGCTGTTGCTGCTCGTGGCCGCGGCCTTGATCGCGGTCTACATCGTTCTCGGCGTCTTATACGAGAGCCTCGCGCATCCCCTCACCATCATCTCCACGCTGCCGTCGGCGGGCCTTGGTGCTTTGCTGGCGCTGCAGGTCTCCGGCACCGAGCTCACGGTGATCGCCTTCATCGGCGTCATCCTCTTGATCGGCATCGTGAAGAAGAACGGCATCATGATGGTCGACTTCGCGCTCGAAGGTGAACGGCGGCGCGGCCTGTCACCCGAGCGCGCCATCCACGAAGCCTGCCTCGAACGCTTCAGGCCGATCTTGATGACGACCCTGGCCGCGCTTCTGGGCGCCGTGCCGCTGGTGATCGCCGCCGGCCCTGGCTCGGAACTGCGCCGGCCGCTCGGCATCACCATCATCGGCGGACTTCTGGTGTCGCAGATCCTGACGCTCTACACGACGCCGGTGATCTATCTGATGCTCGACAAGTTGCACCGCAGACTCGGCGGCGGCCTGCCGAGCTTCGTGCGCCGCCGCCCGCCGAGTTCACAGCCGGCGGAGTAATAGACCGCGGCAAGTCAGATTCGGCTATTTCGGTCGAGCAAGGTCCCAGCGAAGATCAGCAACCCGGCGAAGGTCAGGCCAAAGCCGGCCCACACGGCTGACAGAAGGCCAAGTCCAGCGCCGATGGTCAGGCCGCCACTCCACGC from Pseudolabrys taiwanensis includes:
- a CDS encoding efflux RND transporter permease subunit, with translation MNFSGPFIRRPIGTTLIAIGLFLIGAVAYAFLPVASLPSVELPTIHVSASRPGADPNIMAATVAAPLERRLGEIAGVTELTSTSSLGATSITVQFDLSRSIEGAARDVQAALNAALSDLPGDMPTLPTFRKMNPSAAPILILALTSKNLLASDIYDAADSVIAQRLSQVEGVADVTVAGSEQPAVRVRVDPTRLAAMGVSMEDVRTAITNANAAGPLGSFEGTSRATTIGINDQLTAPADYGPLVVKTVDGTVIRLSDIASIRPSVRNSRSAGWFNRDPSVLLIITKQADANVIDTVDGIYALLPELKQWVPAGLDISVLTDRTQTIRASVLDMQLTLGATAILVMMVVFLFLRRTAPTIAAGVTVPLSLAGTCAAMWAAGFSINNLSLMALAVSVGFVVDDAIVMIENAFRYLERGVSPLRAAMTGAKQIGFTVVSISISLIAAFIPLLFMGGILGRLFREFSVTLAFAIAVSTFVSLTVTPMICAYFVRQPPSKTATWLDRRVEAVLSRMIGFYDRTLGFVVQQRALTIIVFIATIVLTAGLFIKVPKGFFPQDDTGLIFGGTQASTDISYEAMLKLQEQAMDIVLADPAVSGLGSSVGSGGGPGGSSINRGRLFIGLKPLEERGNVSSQQVVNRLRAKLGRIPGIRVFMFPAQDLRAGGRQSDSQYQFTLWSADIDALQTWVPRVVERVKQIPGLVDFNTDREQGGLQANVTIDRQAAARLGVRIQDIDNALNNAFSQRQVSTIYRTRNQYRVILEVDRPFSRDPNDLSQIYVPGSGGAQVPLSTVAKVTRGIAPLVVNHQGQFPSTTITYNLAPGMTLEAATAAISQAVAEMHMPDTIRTDFAGDVQQFKQFAQSLLLLVAAALIAVYIVLGVLYESLAHPLTIISTLPSAGLGALLALQVSGTELTVIAFIGVILLIGIVKKNGIMMVDFALEGERRRGLSPERAIHEACLERFRPILMTTLAALLGAVPLVIAAGPGSELRRPLGITIIGGLLVSQILTLYTTPVIYLMLDKLHRRLGGGLPSFVRRRPPSSQPAE